One Cellulosimicrobium protaetiae genomic region harbors:
- a CDS encoding sensor histidine kinase, giving the protein MASAAAPGDGGPTAERPYGRPVPTQGWGWFARVPLRARLVAITVLLLAAGLGLASAVTTTVVSSYLVDQVDAQLERSAESVANITLNERIGAGSQLPSDYFVLVRPKGGDEIPLRWPQTVNLYGVPNIPAMSDPEVQASQQVPFTVDSEGGVEPAQWRVVSFFYGSNLTSEREGTAFVALPLTGIHETVKVLGRALALSALGIALVGGAIAYLAVHRALRPLREIEETAADIAAGDLSRRVRPAPPTTEVGSLAASLNAMLSQIEEAFAVQEASEERMRRFVSDASHELRTPLATIRGYGELYRMGALDTPDKVDDTMGRIEDSANRMGTLVNDLLALARLDEGRPLRHDPLDLVALARDSAQDLHALDPSRDVRLVGLAPGAGAPQELQVVGDEDRLRQVLANLVGNVARHTPAGTPVEIALGVARPSPPPGDAAQGAPPGDEVAVLEVRDHGPGVPGEQRERVFERFYRADSSRNRASGGSGLGLAIVAAIVGAHRGRVSVRETTGGGLTVRVDLPRAS; this is encoded by the coding sequence GTGGCGTCCGCGGCGGCCCCGGGCGACGGCGGCCCGACGGCGGAGCGCCCCTACGGCCGCCCCGTCCCGACGCAGGGGTGGGGCTGGTTCGCGCGCGTTCCGCTGCGGGCCCGGCTCGTCGCGATCACGGTGCTCCTGCTCGCCGCGGGGCTCGGGCTGGCGTCGGCGGTCACGACGACGGTCGTGTCGAGCTACCTGGTCGACCAGGTCGACGCGCAGCTGGAGCGGTCGGCCGAGTCCGTCGCGAACATCACCCTGAACGAGCGGATCGGTGCAGGGTCACAGCTGCCCAGCGACTACTTCGTCCTCGTGCGGCCGAAGGGAGGAGACGAGATCCCGCTCCGGTGGCCCCAGACGGTGAACCTGTACGGCGTGCCGAACATCCCGGCGATGTCCGACCCCGAGGTCCAGGCGAGCCAGCAGGTCCCGTTCACGGTCGACTCCGAGGGTGGCGTGGAGCCCGCGCAGTGGCGCGTGGTGTCGTTCTTCTACGGCTCGAACCTCACGAGCGAACGCGAGGGGACGGCGTTCGTCGCCCTCCCGCTGACCGGCATCCACGAGACGGTCAAGGTGCTGGGCCGCGCGCTCGCGCTCTCGGCGTTGGGTATCGCCCTGGTCGGCGGCGCCATCGCCTACCTCGCGGTGCACCGCGCGCTGCGGCCGCTGCGCGAGATCGAGGAGACGGCGGCGGACATCGCCGCGGGCGACCTGTCGCGGCGCGTGCGCCCCGCCCCGCCGACGACCGAGGTGGGTTCGCTGGCGGCGTCGCTCAACGCGATGCTCTCCCAGATCGAGGAGGCGTTCGCCGTCCAGGAGGCGTCCGAGGAGCGGATGCGGCGGTTCGTCTCCGACGCGAGCCACGAGCTGCGCACGCCGCTCGCGACGATCCGCGGCTACGGCGAGCTGTACCGGATGGGTGCGCTCGACACGCCCGACAAGGTCGACGACACGATGGGGCGCATCGAGGACTCGGCGAACCGCATGGGCACGCTCGTCAACGACCTGCTCGCGCTCGCACGCCTCGACGAGGGCCGGCCGCTGCGGCACGACCCGCTGGACCTCGTCGCGCTCGCCCGAGACTCCGCGCAGGACCTGCACGCGCTCGACCCGTCGCGCGACGTCCGGCTCGTCGGGCTGGCACCGGGCGCCGGCGCCCCGCAGGAGCTGCAGGTCGTGGGCGACGAGGACCGGTTGCGGCAGGTGCTCGCGAACCTCGTCGGGAACGTCGCGCGCCACACGCCCGCGGGGACCCCGGTCGAGATCGCGCTCGGCGTCGCCCGCCCCTCGCCGCCGCCCGGTGACGCCGCGCAGGGCGCTCCGCCCGGCGACGAGGTCGCCGTGCTCGAGGTGCGCGACCACGGCCCCGGAGTACCCGGCGAGCAGCGCGAGCGGGTGTTCGAGCGGTTCTACCGGGCCGACTCGTCCCGCAACCGCGCGTCGGGAGGGTCCGGGCTCGGCCTGGCGATCGTCGCCGCGATCGTGGGCGCCCACCGCGGGCGGGTGTCCGTGCGCGAGACGACGGGCGGCGGGCTCACGGTCCGCGTGGACCTCCCGCGCGCCTCCTGA
- a CDS encoding adenylyl cyclase, with protein MTLSTTIPGTGRTARRARAAGAGVAALAVAATGVALGAPATAAPATDPDLGPNVVFIDDSWSVDQINTYLASINDEAEFSQDRHAVFFEPGVYGDASGQDDPATATGIVNAEVGYYTAIAGLGAQPDDVLIHGALSVQPVVSCPNNPWDCQDPGSLTRFWRSLSNVAINPIQRPVDEDVNRPFPAGITDPHQLRFAVSQAAPLRRVDIQGDLTVFGRFGEYASGGYLANSRVSGRLVTGSQQQWYTRNSEVGTWDGGVWNMVFSGVEGAPATDFGPRPDGTVGNKTTLGTTPLSREAPFLFRDGEDLAVFVPDARTETRGVDWSTDADAGQKLSLDSFFVAHEGDSAAEINAALATGKNLLLTPGVYHLDEAIRVENPDTVVLGLGYASLAPTSGTAALEIGDVAGVKVAGITVDAGPVESDVLVRVGPADAHVADADDPTTLTDVFVRIGGPWVGRATTSIEVNSDHVLMDHIWAWRGDHGSGIGWDQNTGDHGVVVNGDDVTATGLFVEHYQKNQTIWNGERGRTVFYQSEIPYDPPSQAAFMDGDRKGYASYRVGDHVQRHDAVGLGVYSFFNQGVDVRVASGIQTPVRAGVTFRSMTSVFLNGSGGIEHVVNDTGASAVGSFASPQVVAYPTDLPAEADVTVEATTRCLAGKAYVAVRATNGGEAPLAVTLSTPFGSRTVASVAPGANAYQSFAVRAASVAAGDAVVSASTGGVTSEVGAPYAALTCG; from the coding sequence GTGACCCTCTCGACGACCATCCCCGGCACGGGCAGGACGGCCCGTCGTGCCCGTGCCGCAGGCGCGGGCGTGGCGGCCCTCGCCGTGGCCGCGACGGGCGTGGCGCTCGGCGCGCCCGCGACGGCAGCCCCGGCCACCGACCCCGACCTCGGACCGAACGTCGTCTTCATCGACGACTCGTGGTCGGTGGACCAGATCAACACCTACCTCGCGTCCATCAACGACGAGGCGGAGTTCAGCCAGGACCGGCACGCCGTGTTCTTCGAGCCCGGCGTGTACGGCGACGCGTCCGGTCAGGACGACCCGGCGACGGCGACCGGCATCGTCAACGCCGAGGTCGGCTACTACACCGCGATCGCGGGTCTCGGCGCGCAGCCGGACGACGTGCTCATCCACGGCGCGCTGAGCGTGCAGCCGGTCGTGAGCTGCCCGAACAACCCGTGGGACTGCCAGGACCCCGGCTCGCTGACGCGCTTCTGGCGCTCGCTGAGCAACGTCGCGATCAACCCGATCCAGCGCCCGGTCGACGAGGACGTGAACCGCCCGTTCCCGGCCGGGATCACCGACCCGCACCAGCTCCGCTTCGCGGTCTCGCAGGCCGCACCCCTGCGCCGCGTCGACATCCAGGGCGACCTCACCGTGTTCGGCCGCTTCGGCGAGTACGCCAGCGGCGGCTACCTCGCGAACTCGCGCGTCTCGGGCCGCCTCGTGACCGGCTCGCAGCAGCAGTGGTACACCCGCAACTCCGAGGTCGGTACCTGGGACGGCGGCGTGTGGAACATGGTGTTCTCCGGCGTCGAGGGTGCCCCGGCCACGGACTTCGGGCCCCGGCCCGACGGCACCGTCGGCAACAAGACGACGCTCGGCACGACGCCGCTGAGCCGGGAGGCGCCGTTCCTCTTCCGCGACGGCGAGGACCTCGCCGTGTTCGTCCCGGACGCGCGGACCGAGACTCGCGGTGTCGACTGGTCGACGGACGCGGACGCGGGCCAGAAGCTGTCCCTCGACAGCTTCTTCGTCGCCCACGAGGGCGACTCGGCGGCGGAGATCAACGCGGCTCTCGCCACCGGCAAGAACCTCCTGCTCACGCCCGGCGTCTACCACCTCGACGAGGCGATCCGCGTCGAGAACCCCGACACGGTCGTGCTGGGGCTCGGCTACGCGTCGCTCGCGCCGACGTCGGGCACAGCGGCCCTGGAGATCGGCGACGTCGCGGGCGTCAAGGTCGCCGGCATCACCGTCGACGCCGGCCCGGTCGAGTCGGACGTCCTCGTGCGCGTCGGTCCGGCGGACGCGCACGTGGCGGACGCCGACGACCCGACGACGCTGACCGACGTGTTCGTCCGCATCGGCGGCCCGTGGGTCGGCAGGGCGACGACGAGCATCGAGGTCAACAGCGACCACGTGCTCATGGACCACATCTGGGCCTGGCGCGGCGACCACGGCAGCGGCATCGGGTGGGACCAGAACACGGGCGACCACGGCGTCGTCGTGAACGGCGACGACGTGACCGCCACGGGCCTGTTCGTCGAGCACTACCAGAAGAACCAGACGATCTGGAACGGCGAGCGCGGCCGCACGGTGTTCTACCAGAGCGAGATCCCCTACGACCCGCCGAGCCAGGCCGCGTTCATGGACGGCGACCGCAAGGGGTACGCGTCGTACCGGGTGGGCGACCACGTCCAGCGCCACGACGCCGTCGGGCTGGGCGTGTACTCGTTCTTCAACCAGGGCGTCGACGTGCGCGTCGCGAGCGGGATCCAGACCCCCGTCCGCGCGGGCGTGACGTTCCGGTCCATGACGAGCGTCTTCCTCAACGGATCCGGCGGCATCGAGCACGTCGTCAACGACACGGGCGCGTCCGCCGTCGGGTCGTTCGCCTCGCCGCAGGTCGTCGCGTACCCGACCGACCTGCCCGCGGAGGCGGACGTGACGGTCGAGGCCACGACGCGCTGCCTCGCGGGCAAGGCGTACGTCGCGGTCCGGGCGACCAACGGCGGCGAGGCGCCGCTCGCGGTGACGCTCTCGACGCCGTTCGGGTCGCGCACCGTCGCGAGCGTCGCCCCGGGCGCGAACGCGTACCAGTCGTTCGCCGTCCGCGCCGCCTCGGTGGCGGCAGGCGACGCCGTCGTCAGCGCGAGCACCGGCGGGGTCACGAGCGAGGTCGGCGCGCCGTACGCGGCGCTGACCTGCGGGTGA
- a CDS encoding response regulator transcription factor — MSTTPEARLVVVDDEPNIRELLATSLRFAGFEVHAAADGQSALRLVRDVEPDLVVLDVMLPDMDGFTVTRRLREKGQHTPVVFLTAKDDTRDKVTGLTVGGDDYVTKPFSLEEVVARIRAVLRRTHAEPVEDAVLRFADLEMDEDSHEVRRAGIDVDLSPTEFKLLRYLMLNAGRVLSKAQILDHVWQYDWGGDANIVESYISYLRRKIDNLTVPGPDGEPVALPPLIHTKRGVGYLLRQPPTTS, encoded by the coding sequence ATGAGCACCACGCCTGAGGCACGCCTCGTCGTCGTCGACGACGAGCCGAACATCCGCGAGCTGCTGGCCACGTCCCTGCGCTTCGCCGGGTTCGAGGTCCACGCCGCCGCGGACGGGCAGAGCGCCCTGCGGCTCGTGCGCGACGTCGAGCCCGACCTCGTCGTGCTCGACGTCATGCTGCCGGACATGGACGGGTTCACCGTCACGCGCCGCCTGCGCGAGAAGGGGCAGCACACGCCCGTCGTGTTCCTCACCGCGAAGGACGACACGCGCGACAAGGTCACCGGCCTCACCGTCGGCGGCGACGACTACGTGACGAAGCCGTTCAGCCTGGAGGAGGTCGTGGCGCGCATCCGCGCGGTGCTGCGCCGCACGCACGCCGAGCCGGTCGAGGACGCGGTGCTGCGCTTCGCCGACCTGGAGATGGACGAGGACTCGCACGAGGTCCGCCGCGCGGGCATCGACGTCGACCTCTCGCCCACGGAGTTCAAGCTCCTGCGCTACCTCATGCTCAACGCGGGCCGCGTGCTGTCGAAGGCGCAGATCCTCGACCACGTGTGGCAGTACGACTGGGGCGGCGACGCGAACATCGTCGAGTCCTACATCTCCTACCTGCGCCGCAAGATCGACAACCTCACCGTGCCCGGCCCCGACGGCGAGCCCGTCGCCCTCCCGCCGCTCATCCACACCAAGCGCGGCGTGGGCTACCTGCTGCGCCAGCCGCCCACGACGTCATGA
- a CDS encoding PspA/IM30 family protein codes for MAEKQSIFGRIAQLARANINALLDNAEDPQKMLDQLVRDYTNNIADAEQAVAQTIGNLRLAEQDYNEDVAAVQEWGQKAVAASAQADRYRQQGDTGNADKFDNLAKIALGKQISAEGEVRQAEPLIASQRESVEKLKSGLAMMKDKLGELKSKRDSLVARQKSAQAQQTVQGAISSINVLDPTSEISRYEEIVRREEAQALGQAEVAASSIDSQFAELETSGEAVEIEARLAALKQGSSAAPQVSPTQVTPAIGSGTTTQDAPTSDW; via the coding sequence ATGGCGGAGAAGCAGAGCATCTTCGGACGGATCGCGCAGCTCGCCCGCGCGAACATCAACGCGCTCCTGGACAACGCGGAGGACCCGCAGAAGATGCTGGACCAGCTCGTGCGCGACTACACGAACAACATCGCCGACGCCGAGCAGGCCGTGGCGCAGACGATCGGCAACCTGCGGCTCGCCGAGCAGGACTACAACGAGGACGTCGCCGCCGTCCAGGAGTGGGGCCAGAAGGCCGTCGCCGCCTCCGCGCAGGCCGACCGCTACCGGCAGCAGGGCGACACCGGCAACGCCGACAAGTTCGACAACCTCGCGAAGATCGCGCTCGGCAAGCAGATCTCCGCCGAGGGCGAGGTCCGCCAGGCGGAGCCGCTCATCGCGTCCCAGCGCGAGTCGGTCGAGAAGCTCAAGTCCGGCCTCGCGATGATGAAGGACAAGCTCGGCGAGCTGAAGTCGAAGCGCGACTCGCTCGTCGCCCGGCAGAAGAGCGCGCAGGCGCAGCAGACGGTCCAGGGCGCGATCAGCTCGATCAACGTGCTCGACCCGACGAGCGAGATCTCCCGCTACGAGGAGATCGTGCGCCGCGAGGAGGCGCAGGCCCTCGGCCAGGCCGAGGTCGCGGCGTCGAGCATCGACTCGCAGTTCGCCGAGCTCGAGACGTCCGGCGAGGCCGTCGAGATCGAGGCACGCCTCGCAGCCCTCAAGCAGGGCTCGTCCGCCGCACCGCAGGTGTCCCCCACCCAGGTCACGCCCGCGATCGGGTCCGGCACCACCACCCAGGACGCCCCGACCTCCGACTGGTGA
- a CDS encoding WXG100 family type VII secretion target, giving the protein MSRYEVDSTRVAQASAAVNGSVTAIRTEVGAMMRHLTDLQASWRGGAATSFTGVMTQWQATQNQVELALDDITAALGAAAQTYADAESQAARLFTTR; this is encoded by the coding sequence ATGAGCCGGTACGAGGTCGACAGCACGCGCGTCGCCCAGGCGAGCGCGGCGGTCAACGGGTCGGTCACGGCGATCCGCACGGAGGTCGGAGCGATGATGCGCCACCTCACGGACCTGCAGGCGTCGTGGCGGGGTGGCGCGGCGACGTCCTTCACGGGCGTGATGACGCAGTGGCAGGCCACGCAGAACCAGGTCGAGCTCGCGCTCGACGACATCACGGCCGCGCTCGGCGCGGCGGCGCAGACCTACGCCGACGCCGAGTCCCAGGCCGCGCGCCTGTTCACGACCCGGTAG
- a CDS encoding type 1 glutamine amidotransferase, which produces MTTYDTDATAATGTVRLTVVQNSPDVTLDAYAGQLAADLRVVRPYDGDPVPAAGDLGDGLVVLGGHMSAHDDERAPWLPALRETLLAAATSGVPTLGICLGAQLLAVAGGGQVQVAAPPGREAGATRVFWRADAETDPVLSALAAGDAPVRYVTSMHGDAIVDLPVGAVWLGSSNMYPYQAFRLGSALGVQFHPEATRAGFEAWCAAFDDVDTAAALAGFDEHAPEILDGGRRLAEAFVAEVRATVGQSVPA; this is translated from the coding sequence GTGACCACGTACGACACCGACGCCACGGCCGCAACCGGAACCGTCCGGCTCACGGTCGTCCAGAACTCACCGGACGTCACGCTCGACGCCTACGCCGGCCAGCTCGCCGCCGACCTGCGGGTCGTGCGCCCGTACGACGGGGACCCGGTCCCCGCGGCAGGCGACCTCGGCGACGGCCTCGTCGTCCTCGGCGGGCACATGTCCGCGCACGACGACGAGCGCGCCCCCTGGCTGCCCGCGCTGCGCGAGACCCTGCTCGCCGCCGCGACGTCCGGCGTCCCGACGCTCGGGATCTGCCTCGGGGCCCAGCTGCTCGCCGTCGCCGGCGGCGGCCAGGTCCAGGTCGCGGCGCCCCCTGGGCGCGAGGCCGGCGCGACCCGCGTCTTCTGGCGCGCCGACGCCGAGACCGACCCCGTGCTCTCCGCGCTCGCCGCGGGCGACGCCCCGGTGCGGTACGTGACGAGCATGCACGGCGACGCGATCGTGGACCTCCCGGTCGGCGCCGTCTGGCTCGGGTCGTCCAACATGTACCCGTACCAGGCGTTCCGGCTCGGCTCCGCGCTCGGCGTGCAGTTCCACCCGGAGGCGACCCGCGCGGGCTTCGAGGCGTGGTGCGCCGCGTTCGACGACGTCGACACGGCGGCGGCCCTGGCCGGGTTCGACGAGCACGCACCGGAGATCCTCGACGGCGGCCGACGCCTCGCCGAGGCCTTCGTCGCCGAGGTCCGCGCGACCGTCGGGCAGAGCGTCCCCGCCTGA
- a CDS encoding NYN domain-containing protein translates to MSDLQTSDGRALTTPRRTYLVVDGENIDATLGMNVLGHRPAPEERPRWDRIVEFARQAWGQDVTPLFFLNASSGQMPMSFVQALLAMGYRPIPLAGSGSEKVVDIGIQRMLDAIAGQPGDVLLASHDGDFLPQVETLLDDPDRRVGVLAFREFVNVRLTELTGRGLEVFDLEDHAGAFTTVLPRVRIIPLEEFDPLRYL, encoded by the coding sequence ATGTCCGACCTCCAGACCTCCGACGGCCGAGCACTGACGACGCCGCGCCGCACCTACCTCGTCGTCGACGGCGAGAACATCGACGCGACGCTCGGCATGAACGTCCTGGGGCACCGTCCCGCGCCGGAGGAGCGGCCACGGTGGGACCGCATCGTCGAGTTCGCGCGCCAGGCCTGGGGCCAGGACGTCACACCGCTGTTCTTCCTCAACGCGTCGTCGGGCCAGATGCCGATGTCGTTCGTGCAGGCGCTGCTCGCGATGGGCTACCGACCGATCCCGCTCGCCGGCTCGGGCAGCGAGAAGGTCGTGGACATCGGTATCCAGCGCATGCTGGACGCGATCGCGGGCCAGCCGGGCGACGTGCTGCTCGCGAGCCACGACGGCGACTTCCTGCCGCAGGTCGAGACGCTGCTGGACGACCCGGACCGCCGCGTGGGCGTGCTCGCGTTCCGCGAGTTCGTCAACGTGCGGCTCACGGAGCTGACCGGGCGCGGCCTGGAGGTGTTCGACCTCGAGGACCACGCGGGGGCGTTCACGACCGTCCTGCCGCGCGTGCGCATCATCCCGCTCGAGGAGTTCGACCCGCTGCGCTACCTCTGA
- a CDS encoding winged helix DNA-binding domain-containing protein: MASGKMVDVRITVDQRRRRLVAQQLALATDQPGRPAARTPEDVVDRLLALHATDAPSVYLSVLARVPGLVLDDVRDAVFRRRTLVKVLAMRRTMFVVRRETVPVVHAAAALAVARRLRARLLKELATLPTDPPVDDAATFLAAVEAQVHGALAEHGPMDGASLSKAAPLLRTAFLPTTDKSWDVRRTMTSQLMSLLSAEGAVVRGEPRGSWSSNRHVWSPVEDWFPGGISAMEEAAARTALARSWLEVFGPATVKDLTWWTGWNQRDTRAALAPLDVVEVEVETGTHDDPAPQAGVMLRGTDAPGPDDVSLAGHVALLPSLDPTTMGWAARDWYLGPHKAAIFDTIGNAGATVWWEGRIVGAWAVRPGGEPAFRLLEDVGSDAERAVATEAERIAALLGGDGVTASFPTPLYRELHA, translated from the coding sequence GTGGCCTCCGGCAAGATGGTCGACGTGCGGATCACGGTGGACCAGAGGCGACGGCGGCTCGTCGCGCAACAGCTCGCGCTCGCGACGGACCAGCCCGGACGCCCGGCGGCCCGCACGCCGGAGGACGTCGTCGACCGGCTGCTCGCCCTGCACGCCACCGACGCCCCGAGCGTCTACCTGTCCGTCCTCGCGCGCGTCCCCGGGCTCGTGCTCGACGACGTCCGGGACGCCGTGTTCCGGCGGCGCACCCTGGTCAAGGTGCTCGCCATGCGGCGCACGATGTTCGTCGTGCGGCGCGAGACCGTGCCCGTCGTGCACGCGGCCGCGGCGCTCGCCGTCGCCCGGCGGCTGCGCGCCCGCCTGCTCAAGGAGCTCGCGACGCTGCCCACGGACCCACCGGTCGACGACGCGGCGACCTTCCTCGCCGCCGTCGAGGCCCAGGTGCACGGCGCGCTCGCGGAGCACGGGCCGATGGACGGCGCGAGCCTGTCGAAGGCCGCACCGCTCCTGCGCACCGCGTTCCTGCCCACGACCGACAAGTCGTGGGACGTGCGCCGCACGATGACGTCCCAGCTCATGTCGCTGCTCTCCGCGGAGGGCGCGGTCGTGCGCGGCGAGCCGCGCGGCTCGTGGTCGTCCAACCGGCACGTCTGGTCGCCCGTCGAGGACTGGTTCCCGGGCGGTATCTCCGCGATGGAGGAGGCGGCCGCGCGCACGGCGCTTGCCCGCTCCTGGCTCGAGGTGTTCGGGCCGGCGACGGTCAAGGACCTGACGTGGTGGACCGGCTGGAACCAGCGGGACACGCGCGCCGCGCTCGCACCGCTCGACGTCGTCGAGGTCGAGGTCGAGACCGGGACGCACGACGACCCGGCCCCGCAGGCCGGCGTGATGCTGCGCGGGACCGACGCGCCCGGACCCGACGACGTCTCGCTCGCGGGCCACGTCGCGCTCCTGCCGTCGCTCGACCCGACGACGATGGGCTGGGCCGCGCGCGACTGGTACCTCGGCCCGCACAAGGCGGCGATCTTCGACACGATCGGCAACGCCGGTGCGACCGTCTGGTGGGAGGGCCGGATCGTCGGCGCCTGGGCCGTCCGCCCGGGCGGGGAGCCCGCGTTCCGTCTGCTCGAGGACGTGGGTTCGGACGCCGAGCGGGCCGTCGCGACCGAGGCCGAGCGGATCGCGGCGCTCCTGGGCGGCGACGGCGTGACGGCGTCGTTCCCCACACCCCTGTACCGCGAGCTCCACGCCTGA
- a CDS encoding TPM domain-containing protein, whose product MSTADRHSLPRDAADRGARALLALVTSFVAAATVAALVLLVPAGTAQAVPPMDVTNEITDPDGVLGDRTGDVEDALDRLAQNTDLQLFVVYVASFDGMDGVDWANATANASGLGVDDLLLAVATEDRRYGISYDNNVSLTDAEIDRMASAVEDELRDDDWAGAAIAAAETARGASQGSGGVPWLWVLLGLGALVVVVVLVVRAVARRRRSHAAGAPADGDELGSLPTDELSRRASAALVAIDDAVKTSEQELGFAQAQFGLEATQQFSAALAEGKRKVSEAFALRQQLDDDRPETEPQARDAMARIVTLCDEVADALDAQSRTFDELRDLQARAPQVLDETDQRASEVLARVEPARATLDGLARTYPPTALASVAQNPDQARALVANAQESVVRGREALAAKDRATAVALARAAQNAVGQAVTLLDAVDRAGADLAESGPRLDRGLASITSDIADVGRLAPADPAVAPALAEAQAAATGASAARDGGDPLAALRRLTEAEAALDAALAPFRERAEQAARANALLRDTLARVDSQVRATNDFIETRRGAVGPEARTRLSEAIRLLGEARALQPTDPVAALDRAQQADAQAQSAAQRAQQDASSWQSSQGGGTFGGGGGGGSNVGGMVLGGILLDSILRGGGGGRSGGFGGGSFGGGSGGGGFGGGRSGGRSGGRSSGGRSGRGGRF is encoded by the coding sequence GTGAGCACGGCCGACCGTCACTCGCTCCCCCGCGACGCCGCGGACCGTGGCGCCCGTGCGCTCCTCGCCCTCGTCACCTCGTTCGTCGCCGCCGCGACGGTCGCCGCACTCGTCCTGCTCGTCCCGGCCGGGACCGCGCAGGCCGTCCCCCCGATGGACGTCACGAACGAGATCACCGACCCCGACGGGGTCCTCGGCGACCGGACCGGAGACGTCGAGGACGCGCTCGACCGCCTCGCCCAGAACACCGACCTGCAGCTCTTCGTCGTCTACGTCGCGAGCTTCGACGGCATGGACGGCGTGGACTGGGCGAACGCGACCGCCAACGCGTCCGGGCTCGGCGTCGACGACCTGCTCCTCGCCGTCGCGACGGAGGACCGCCGCTACGGGATCTCCTACGACAACAACGTGTCCCTCACGGACGCCGAGATCGACCGGATGGCCTCGGCGGTCGAGGACGAGCTGCGCGACGACGACTGGGCGGGCGCGGCGATCGCGGCGGCCGAGACGGCGCGGGGCGCGAGCCAGGGCTCCGGGGGCGTGCCCTGGCTCTGGGTGCTGCTGGGCCTGGGCGCGCTCGTGGTCGTCGTCGTGCTGGTCGTGCGCGCGGTCGCGAGGCGACGCCGCTCCCACGCTGCCGGCGCACCCGCGGACGGGGACGAGCTGGGGAGCCTGCCGACCGACGAGCTGAGCCGTCGCGCGAGCGCGGCCCTCGTCGCGATCGACGACGCCGTGAAGACCTCGGAGCAGGAGCTCGGCTTCGCCCAGGCGCAGTTCGGCCTCGAGGCGACGCAGCAGTTCTCGGCCGCGCTGGCCGAGGGCAAGCGGAAGGTCTCGGAGGCGTTCGCGCTGCGCCAGCAGCTCGACGACGACCGCCCCGAGACCGAGCCGCAGGCCCGGGACGCGATGGCGCGCATCGTCACGCTGTGCGACGAGGTCGCGGACGCGCTCGACGCCCAGTCCCGCACGTTCGACGAGCTGCGCGACCTCCAGGCGCGCGCACCCCAGGTGCTCGACGAGACCGACCAGCGAGCGAGCGAGGTCCTCGCGCGCGTCGAGCCCGCGCGCGCGACGCTCGACGGTCTCGCCCGCACCTACCCGCCGACGGCGCTCGCGTCCGTGGCCCAGAACCCCGACCAGGCGCGGGCGCTCGTCGCGAACGCGCAGGAGTCCGTCGTCCGGGGTCGCGAGGCGCTCGCCGCCAAGGACCGCGCGACGGCGGTCGCGCTCGCCCGGGCCGCGCAGAACGCCGTCGGGCAGGCGGTCACGCTGCTCGACGCCGTCGACCGTGCCGGAGCCGACCTCGCCGAGTCCGGCCCGCGCCTCGACCGGGGCCTCGCGTCCATCACGTCCGACATCGCCGACGTCGGCCGGCTCGCCCCCGCGGACCCCGCCGTGGCGCCCGCGCTCGCGGAGGCGCAGGCCGCGGCGACGGGAGCGAGCGCGGCCCGCGACGGCGGCGACCCGCTCGCCGCGCTGCGCCGTCTCACCGAGGCCGAGGCCGCGCTCGACGCCGCGCTCGCCCCGTTCCGCGAGCGCGCCGAGCAGGCCGCGCGCGCCAACGCCCTCCTGCGGGACACGCTCGCGCGTGTCGACTCGCAGGTCCGCGCGACGAACGACTTCATCGAGACCCGGCGCGGCGCCGTCGGGCCGGAGGCACGCACCCGGCTCTCGGAGGCGATCCGCCTGCTCGGCGAGGCCCGTGCCCTCCAGCCGACCGATCCCGTCGCGGCCCTGGATCGCGCGCAGCAGGCCGACGCCCAGGCGCAGTCCGCCGCCCAGCGCGCCCAGCAGGACGCGTCGAGCTGGCAGTCGTCGCAGGGCGGCGGGACGTTCGGGGGCGGCGGTGGCGGCGGGAGCAACGTCGGGGGCATGGTGCTCGGCGGCATCCTGCTCGACTCGATCCTGCGCGGCGGCGGGGGCGGACGCTCCGGCGGGTTCGGGGGCGGGAGCTTCGGCGGTGGTTCCGGTGGCGGCGGGTTCGGCGGCGGCCGGTCGGGCGGGCGCTCCGGCGGCCGGTCCTCGGGCGGGCGCTCGGGCCGCGGCGGGCGCTTCTGA